In Iodobacter fluviatilis, the DNA window TTGGATTGCTTCAACATGGCCTTCTACGGCCCTCAGCGTTAGTACCCCGTCTGCATCCGGGCCGGATGCCAGAATGCGCGCGGCAATATAGCCTTTTTGCACGTAGAGCGTGGTGAGCGCCTGAATAAAGCGGTTGATATCCTGATTGCTCAGGCATTCGGCATTGGGCCGCTCTAGCGCATTCACTTCTGCATGGCTTAGCAGTGAAATACCCGCTAGTTTCAGCCCTTTGATGGCAAGGCAATCGAATTCCTGCATGGTGGAGGCGGGAGTATCTGGTAGGGGGCTGTCGTCATTTTTAAGCTGACGCATGCGGTGATCATTCACAATGCTGCGAAACCGATCCGCGTTTTCTTGCATCATGCGGCGGGATTGCTCTTCCACCGATTGCTGCATGATATGCACCGGCTTCGTATCTGCAGCTGCGCCTGCCACGCTAAAGCCGGCAAGCAGGGCAGATAAAAGAGTGCGTTGAGGATTCGTCAATGTGGGCTCTTTGCTGATTGATTCATTTTCCTTTTTTAAACTAGGCAAGTTGTAAATGAATGTCTGTACTTCATAGTGCTTAGTGGAAGATGCTAGGTGCTGCGTATTGCATGGCTGAGCAGGGGATGGGGTTTTAATCAGAAGGGGTGCGAAATGCTGTGCAGTATTGATATCAGCTAGGTTTAACGGCCAAACTTGCATGTTTTACTGGGAACCCCTTCTTAGTAAGGGATGCCCAGCTGAGCGTGAATGAAAAATCAGGCCTGCCTATGGCGCAATATGATTTTTATACAATTTATTGTATTCAGATTCACCAAAGTATTTAATATATTCCTGCGTGGCAAAGGCATCCATGGTGCCGGAAATATAATCAGTAATCAGGCGGATTCTGTTTTCCTTGCCCACGCGGTAGCGTAATTCGGCGGGGAATAATTGCAAGTCCGGATTATATTGCTCATCCGAGTAAACCTGAAACAAGCCACGAATGATATTTTCACCGCGTTTTTCATACTGCAGAATGCTTTTCTTTTTAAGTATCATTTTAGATAAAACATTCTTCAGGCCTGCTGCTAGCTTGGCGTGGTGCTGATAGCCAATTTCCTCTACACCATTATTGTTTACCACGGCAATATCTTTACACAGTGTGTTGATAATGGTGGATGTCAGTTCTTTAATAAAGATATAAGAGAATTCTTCTGAGGTGCGCATTAAATAAGCGTCCCCAGCTTCTTTCTGGCAGGATTCAATAATATCTTTAAATGTGTCATAGGCATCGCTGTATTTTTCGCTGATTTTAAAAGCGTAAAGCAGCTCACCCATATCCACCATATCGGCATTAATAGCGTCTTCTAAATCATGCGCAGCATAGGCAATTTCATCTGCAATATCCATAATTTGCGCATCTATGCTTTTGGTATCGGTAATATTATTCTTATCTAATTGCTCTTTTAAAAAACTGTAATTATCATCGTAAAGAAATTTATTCGGGTTTTCTGCCGATGTATGAAAGTATTTAATCGTGCCCCAAATCGTGCGTAGGGTTAAATTCAGGCCGGAGTAATGAATACTTTTGGTTTCTAAATTGTGCACAATTCTGAATGCCTGGGCATTGCCTTCATAGCCGCCCACATCTTTCGCCAGCAAATGCAAAACCCGCTCGCCATGGTGGCCAAATGGCGGGTTGCCAATATCATGGATCAGCGCGCAGGTTTCGGTAACGGCGGGGTGCTTCAGGCCTAAATCCATGGCAATGCTGCGGGCAATCTGTGCCACTTCTAAGCTGTGTGTCAGTCGGTTGCGGCTGAATTTAGTGTTGTTTACGCTGAGCAGCTGCATCTTGCCTTGCAGGCGTCGGAAAGATGAGCAATACAAAACGCGGGCGTAATCGCGCATATAGTTATCGCGGTCCCGGCCATCCATGCTTTTTTCGGCGTGGAAACGGTAAGCTAATTTTTCGGCTTCATTCTCTTTATGCTGAGCAAATTCCAGTGTTTCGGCTGAGTACATGGGGTTCCTGTTTTTAATCCTTTGTGAGGCATTCACAGCATTAGGTGATCTGCACTGGAGAGGGAAAATGCCCGGCTACGCCAACAGCATTTATCCATTCAGAATGATGCGTTTAAAGATGCTTTTATCTTGCAACAATGTGTTAATAAAATCCATCAGTAAATGATGGCTCAGGCCGGGGGATTCCAGGTCACTATCATCAAACCAATCTTCTGTTGCTTCTAAATGCGGGCCAATGACGCCCACTTTGCCGTGGCCGTACTTATTAATTAACGCGGCACCATTGCCGGTTTTTGTATATATAGCCCAAATATCAGCATTGGGAAGGTGTTTTAAATTGAATGCAGGGCCGGATTGAAAGTAAACGGATCGTTTTTTGTTTTTCCATTTTATTCTTTCAATTTTAGAATCCGGATCTTCCTGCTCTTCATCAACCGTGGTGGGCAATAAGCTGAAAGATTTAATCGTTTCTTTATCAACAATATGTCGGCCAGCTAGATAACCACCAGAGCATATTCCTAAATATTTACCGCCATTAAATACATAACTTTTTAGATTTTTTATTTCATTTTTACTTAAAGCGTTGATGACTTCACTTGCATCATCGCTGCCGCCCGGTTGTACATACATCGCTGTTTTTTTAAAGTTTTTTTTAGTCAGCTGGCCGGGCTTTATATATTGAGTATTAAAACCGGCTTTTGTTAATAAGCTGCTAATGGCTTCTGGGCATCCTTGGCAGGTGCCCGGGCCCTTATAGATAAGTATTTTTTGGGCTTGCGGGGATTGCGCTATTGCACCTGATGACATGGCCACAGTAATCATAAGAATGAATAAATTTATTTTAAGCACAATTAAATCCCTGTCATTGGAGATTCTTACAAGAAACATTAAAAACCAGTGATTTTTTTACTTCAATCTGAATTAGCCAGCAGCCTACTGCAGAAACGTGACACTGTCATTGGTGAAATTTGACGTTTTTTGTGGGCGGGGCAGCTTAGCCCTGTGTACCTTTATCTGTGCTTGCCTGTGTCTTTGTTTCACTGTCGTTCCACCGTATAAAGTGGCTTTTGCTGATTGGATTTGTGCCATGTCTGCCAAGCCTGTTAAAGCCATGCCCATACAATTTTATCCGCGCCTGACTAAGGGGCGGTTTAATAATTGGCGGGTGCTGATGATTGTGATTACCCAACTGATTTTCTTTGGCCTGCCTTGGCTTAACTGGCAGGGGCAGCAGGCGGTTTGGTTTGATCTGGCGCGGCAGCAGTTTTTTGTGTTTGGCTTCAATTTCTGGCCGCAGGATTTTATTTATTTAATGGCGCTGATGATGGCGGGGGCGTTTGCGCTGTTTTTCTGGAGCACGCTTTCCGGGCGTATCTGGTGTGGCTATGCCTGCCCGCAAACGGTGTATTCCACCATTATGTTGTGGATTGATCGCCTGACCGAAGGCAGCCACACGCAGCGGGCCAAGCTGGATGCAGCGCCTTGGTCGCTAGAAAAAGTGCTGCGAAAATCTAGCAAGCACGCGCTGATGCTGCTGTTCTGCTTTTGGACCGGCTTTAGTTTTGTGGGCTATTTCAGCCCGATCCGCGATATGGCGGGCGCTTTGCCAAGCTTGTCTTTTGGGCCCATCGAATGGTTATGGATTTTTAGCTATGGCAGCTTTACCTATGTGCTGGCGGGCTTGCTGCGTGAGCAGGTGTGTAAGCATATGTGCCCCTATGCGCGGTTTCAAAGTGCAATGTTTGATCAGCAAACCTTGGTGGTGGCTTACGATGCCGTGCGTGGCGAGCCGCGTGGTGCTCAACATAAAGAATCCGCGCCACAGGGCGATTGTGTGAACTGCAATATCTGTGTGCAGGTTTGCCCGGTAGGCATTGATATCCGTAAGGGGCTGCAATACGAGTGCATCGGTTGCGCCGCCTGTATTGATGCCTGTGATGTGGTGATGGATAAAATCGAAAAACCACGCGGCCTGATCCGTTTTACCAATGAGCAAAATATGCAAAAGCCCGGCGCGGTGGGCTTAAGCTGGCAGCATCTGCTGCGCCCTAAGGCGGCACTTTATGGCCTAGCTGTGGTGGTGGTATTGGGCTTGACCAGTGTTTCGCTGATGCAGCGCCAGCCGCTCAAATTAGATATCGCCAGAGACAGAAATATCCTCGCCCGAGAAACAGACCGGGGCTGGCTGGAAAACAGCTACACCCTGCAACTGGGCAACAGCTCGGCCAGCGAGCAGCATTTAGAGCTAACGGTAGAGGGCTTGCCCGGCGTAGAAATCTACAGCGACGAGCCAGTGATTGCTCTGCCCGCAGGCAGCAACCGGCAGATTACGGTAAGGCTGGAAGTCGCTAAATCTAGCGGCAGTGTGCCTATCGTCTTTACCGCCCAAAGCCGCAACCACCCCGCGTGGAAAGTTAGCGCCCCAAGCAGTTTTCTGGCTGTAAATTGAAGCCTGATTTACCAATGCTTTACACTATGGCTGAGCGGCCTGTCAGGCCGCAATCCAGCCCTGAGTGTATGAGCAAATTTCAGCAATTAATCGACTTCTTTACCCTTGCTATTGATAGGGGGGATTACCAGCTTGGTGACAAGCTGCCTTCTTTGCGCTCGGTGTGCCAAACGCATCAAGTGAGCATGACCACCGCCAAAAAAGCGTTTTATGAGCTAGAGCGGCTGGCCTATGTAGAGGCCGAGCCACGGGCGGCTTTCAGGGTGATTGTGGCGGGGCAAGGTAAAAAGGTCGATGCGCTGGCCGCTGGCGAGTTTGATCCGCTTTGCCTGTTAGAAAACGTTGCCTTGCCTTGGGGCTCGCCCTTTATCAATGCCGAGCTGCTTGATACCCGCGCCTTGAATCGGGAATTAATGCGGGCCATGGCGTCTTATCCAGAAGCGCTTAATCATCAGCCCATGCTTGGGCTAGATCAGCTACGCCGCCAGATTGCCCGCATGTATCACAGCGAAGGCGTGCATTTGCATTGGGAAAACCTGATCGTTACCTGTGGCGGTATGGAAGCCTTGTCGCTGGCGATTCAAGCCGTAGTGCAAGGAATTAGTAAGCCCTGCCTTGCCGTGGTCACACCTGCATTCCCCGGCGTGCTTAGCCTGATTCGTCAGCTAGGAATCAGCGTCGTTGAAGTCGCTTCCGAGCCTTACTTAGATCTGCCCGCGCTTGGGGCGCTCTTGCAAGAGCAAGCCATTACCGCCTTGCTGGTGATGCCTAATTTTCAGCATCCAAGCGGGCGCTGCATGCCCGAGGCAGATAAACAAGCGCTGCTCGACTTAGCCTATCAACACCAGCTGGCGATTATCGAAGACGATACCTATCGCGCCCTGCACTTTGCCGATAAAGCCCCCTTGCCGCTTAAAGCTTACGACAGGCTGGGCCTAGTGCTGCATTGCTGCTCATTCAGCAAAACCATCGCCCCCGGTTATCGGGTTGGCTGGATAGAGCCAGGCCGCTGGAGCGATCGCATCCGCGCCCTCAAGTTTTGCAGCTCACTCAGCTCGCCACTCCCCAGCCAACTGGCACTGGCCGCCTTACTCGCAGGCGATTTACATACCCGCAGCATCGCCAAACTCCGAGCCGAATTACAAAAACGTACCGACTCCATGCGCACCGACATCCTCGCCTGCTTTCCAGCTGGCACCCAGGTAGAAATCCCCGTCGGCGGCTACCTGCTATGGATCACCCTGCCGCAAGCCATAGACCTGAGCGCCCTGTTAAAAAAAGCCCTAGCCAAAGGAATCCACTTCGCCCCCGGCTGGCTCTGTTATCCCCAAGGTGGCCCGATGTGTAAGCAAATACGCCTGAATGCTAGTTTTTATTTGGGGCAGAGGGAGGAACTGGGGTGGTTGGGGGAGGGGGTGTTGATTGCGTGAAGTTGCTCTATTGTTTGTTAGTACAGGTAGCTTAGGCTAGTGATTTACCAGCCCAAAGTTGTTCTGCGCATTGAAATGTTGGGCTGATAAAACTTTGGCCCAGGCTACCGCGCTAATACTGCCAATTAGAGTGAAGGCTCTTAATCATATTTGGAGGAAGAAAACTACCAAGCACAATAAGTTTGCATTCGAGATCTGATTCAGCATACATATGAGTTGATCCTTCTAATGCTACTTTTAGATATGGCTTGCTTTCGTTAACTTTATTTGATGGAGTTGTTACCCATTTCCCTTTTTTAAATTGGCGATATTCTGCACAATTGTTATCTGAATCACATGTCCATTTTGGTGTGGCTTTAATTTTATTAAGTTGTTCCAGTATTTCTTTTTTTGAATTTTTTGATGAAAATCGCCATTCGTAGAATTCTTCTTTTCCATTTTGGACATAATGGTTCTTTGTGCTTTTAAAATGTTTTTCTGTATAGATAAGAGCAGATATTGGCCCTGTTAATGGCAGCTCCGGCGTAAATCCAGCACGTCGTGTTATTTCACTTATACCTTCGCCAAGCTCCCCTAAATCTTTTGCTGCATCGTGAGGGGCTCCAAGCTCGAAAGTTGCAAGGTCGCCGTTAGTAACCAGCTTGGCACCATTTGCTGCATCTGGATTCTTTGCTAAATACTGGCTAAAACTATCGTCACATTTCAGGAAGTTTTGCAGCAGCTCATATTCAGAGGCAATAGCGTGTGCGCTAAGGCTGATTAATAGTAAAGGGATGAACTTCATTTTTTTATCCTTGGTTTGATGGGGTAATGTGGTTTTAATTAATAATCCGGCAATTTTTATTAGGTTAAATTTTGATCAGCCCAACAATTTAAAGCTCAGAATGGTTTTTAACAGGAAAATATCGAGCCCAACATATCGCTTTCTTTAATTGTTTTTTAAAACTTTTTTTGCAGCTTTAATATAGGTTGATCTGCGGCTTATTGCTTTCCATTTGCCTGGCACATAGCGCATATATCCAAGCCACCTGTTTGTAATCGGGTCACCATGCAGGTATTGAATGATGGTCTCTAAATGTTCTTTATTCCAACCCCAAATATGATCCAGACCAACAGAGGCGGAATAGTAAGGCGGGCCAATCTGAACCACCTCAAAATAATTCAAATTCTTTTTAGAAAAATGACATTTGTTGCATTTTGCAGTGAATGATCTGTCCTCTGCTGTTCGTAGCCACCACCCTTCCGGGGTATCTGAATAGCCTTCTGAATTTACCGGGTGAGTGCAGGTAATTAACCCCCCACACTTGCACGCCAGTTCAATTAGCGGAGGAATGCGTGGGTGTGAGTAAGGTGCTGGATGTGTGCGTTTACCAAGCATTTTGACCTTTAACGGAAAAGTTAAGCCACGCCACTGCACAGCTTCGGTTTGTTAGCTTAAGCGCCAGATTAGGTATTAAGGGGCGGCGGATTAGTTTTGATAATATGCACAACTTTCAGGGATTGTGCATCCATAAACATGAAACACCTGCCGTATCGCTCTTTTTGCCAAAGTTATCAAAGACGTTTTGCCCAAAGGGAGTAATTAGTACAGTAGCTTTGGCTAAAGCTGTATTAGCTAAACATTGTATTTTGCAGATAAAACGTTGGGTTACGCCAAAGGTGCAGCGCTTTTGTCTAACCCACCCTACGAAACCATGTGATATTTGTTTTTGATATGTTTTTAAAATGAACTAGACGAATCTTTACTATTAGTCGCGATGATTGCACTGGGCTTTTAAGACTCCCCTTGAAGCACGCCGAGGCGAGGAACAAGCGGGCGGGGTTTCTTTGATACCTGTCTGAGCGAAGTGAGTTCCGCAGCTGCCGCTGTCCGCAGTAAGGGGCCTTCGTGCTGGTCGGGGCGGCCTTCTTTAGCTTCGTTTCTTGGCCGTATAAGACAGGAAGTCCCTCACGGTGGCTACCGCACCTAAATCAACGTGCTGAAGGAATAAGGTATCAGCTTTAGACTATTTGTGTTTCTATTGTATGGTCTGGATGTTTGTCGAGTGTGCGTCTATCAGGTTATTACCTCGGACAGGAGCTTGTAAAATGATGTTTTTAACCTCGCTAAGGGCGATCGTTGTTGCTGTAGTTTTGATTACCCCTTCCGTTTTCGGGGCAGAGCCTGCGCTCTTAGCTCGTACGCCATATTTGTCCGCTCCGGCTAACTTTACCTTGCCATTTTATTTATTTAACGGCCACATCTTGATCGATGGCGTGGTTAATGGCAGGGAAGGGAAGCTGATGTTTGATACGGGAACTGAATTCCCGTTTTTTTTGAATAATCACTATTTACCCTTGGGCAAAGATAAAAAAATTGGTGAGGGCCAGACCGCTTCAGGGCAGAAGATGGTGTTGTATCAACAACATCAGCCGATTAATAAAATAGATCTTGCAGGGCAGATGCAGCTTAAAAACGTACCCGCTGTTTTACACACGGATTGGCGTTTTATTGAGCAGGCTTACACGCCATATTTTTTGGGCAGCATTGGCCATGGGTTTAATCGCAATTATTTATTTGTGATTGATTATGAAGCGCAGACGCTTGCATTTCACGCGTTTAATCAGGATAAAGCCCTGCTCGCCAGTGTGGTTGATCCGGCGCGGGTTGTCGCCACCTTTGAATTTACCCCGACTGGCGTCGATGGAAAAATGCCGGAAGTCGTGCTGCACATTGGCGATCACAATATAAAAGCATCGTTTGATACCGGCAATATTGGGAGTTTGCAGCTGACTGAAGCCATGAAAAACGCGCTGCTTACCAGCGGTGAGTTGAAGCTTCAGCTTAGAGAGTTCACCTACGGCCTGCGCGAGCCGCATATGAGTGCAAATTTGCAGGGGCTTTATGAGGGTTCTACCGCTTTAGCAGGGGCTTGTAATCTGACTTTTAAAATTGGTAAAACGAATCAGATAGGATTAGGTTATCACTTTTTAAAAAACTATATTTCGGTTTGGGATTACCAAAACAGCAGGCTAACGCTACTAAAGCCTTAGAGGATGATGCTGTTCTCTAGATTATTCCCCCTCCCCAAACTGGCATCCAAAGTCAGTTTCAGGCAGACTGCCTGTTCCATTCCTGATTCCCCCGAAGTGACCCCAGCGTGAACAAATACAGCCAGATTTTCGCCGATATCGTTGCGGATATTGATAATCAGCGTTTGCAAAAAGGCGAGCGGATTCCTTCTGAATCTGAGCTGATGGATAGCTATGCGGCAAGCAGAGGTACGGTGCGTAAGGCGGTGGATCAGTTGCAGGAGCGTGGCTATGTGCAAAAAATCCACGGCAAGGGGGTGTTTGTCTTAAAGCCGGGCAATATCGAATTTCAACTCAGCGGTATTGTTAGCTTTAAAGAATCTTACGAGCGCCTAGGGCGGGCGGTGACGACGCAGATTGCTGATTTTCAATTGATTAGCGCAGATAAATTGCAGGCTAAGCTTTTGCAAGTGCCGGAAAAAACCGAGCTAGTGCGGATTAAACGGGTGCGTAATATCGATGGAGAGAATGTGATTCTGGATATTAATTATTTTGTCGCTGGGATGATACCCGGTCTTACGCCGCAAATTGCGCAGAATTCGATTTATGAATATATAGAGAAAGTGCTTAAGCTAAATATCTGCTATGCCCAGCGGGTATTTGAAGCCCAGCCCTGTATTGAGGACGATCGCCGCTATTTAGATTTAAATGGCATGGATCATGTGATTGTGGTGAAAAACCACACCCATTTCTATGATGGCCGCCAGTTTGAATACACTGAATCCCGGCACCGGCTGGATAAGTTTTTTTTCTCGGATATTGCGCGGCGTTGATCCTAGTGCGCTAGCTATTGCGTGCATATCGATCTGTATCACTTTTCTTGTTACTTCAGTGCTATAGCTTCCTCTTTTGTAAAAGGCGGATTTGTCTTTGTTTGGCTTGGCGTATTTTTGTAAAGATATGCCGTGCCAAATCCCCCCTTCCCCCTCTTTTTCAAAGGGGGGAATAAAGGCATCAAACGTCATTTCATTGCTGTAGCTTCCCCCTTTGTAAAAGGGGATTGAGGTGGATTTGCTTTTGAGTTGGCTTGGGGCTTTTTTGTAAAGATATGCCGTGCCAAATCCCCCCTTGCCCCCTTTTTCAAAGGGGGGGAATAAAGGCATCAAACGTCATTTCATTGCTGTAGCTTCCCCCTTTGTAAAAGGGGATTGAGGTGGATTTGCTTTTGAGTTGGCTTGGGGCTTTTTTGTAAAGATATGCCGTGCCAAATCCCCCCTTGCCCCCCTTTTTCAAAGGGGGGGGAATAAAGGCATCAAACGTCATTTCATCGCTGTAGCTTCCCCCTTTGGAAAAGGGGGATTGAGGGGGATTTGCCTTTGTGTGGCTTGAGACCTTTTATCTCCCCCGCTTTGGCAATAGCAATAAAGGCGCAGCAATACCAAAGGCTAGCGCTAATACAATCATGATGGCTTTTACGCCGTGCACACCGGCGGCCACTAATAAAGCAGTGCCGTCTGCTTCTGCCGACATGGTGGCGATGCCTAATAAGGCTTGTACGGATTGGTACATTGATTTGCCGGGTATCATCGGAATGGCGGCGCTAATGGCGTAAATCACGCCGGGCTGATTGTGGCGGTCTGCCCAAAGCTCGGCCACGATGCCAATTAATAGTGCCGCCAATAGCGTGCCAAATACAATATCACCATCCATGGTTAATACCAGCTTACGTACGGCATGGCCGGATACGGCCAGAATGCCGCACATCCATAATGCTTTGGGCGGCACATTAAATAAAAGTGCAAAGCCTAATGCGGCAGGCGCTGCCATCAGCTCGATTAACCAAGTTGTAGACATTTAGATTCCTAATATACGCAGTGCAAGGCTAATGCCAATGGCAATGCCCAGAACAATAACGGCGCTCATGGTAAATCTGACAATGCCATTTAAATAATTGGCATTCAGTAAATCAGATGCGCCATTAATCAAGGGCACGCCAGGAATTAAAAATAAGACCGAGGCGGCCATGGCCGTATCGGGCGTGCTGGTGAAATCTCTTAATAAGCCGGTGCAAAGCAGGGCGACAAAGCTGGCCACGCTGGCAAATACAAAGGGCTTGAAGTGCTGTAATACCAGTTGAAATCGCACCGCCATTCCCATCGTTGCGCCCAAGGTGGTAATCAAAATAGCCGCTATATCTCCGCCAAATAAAGCTGCAAATGCGCCGCAGGATAAACCCACAAATAAAGTCACCACGCTGCGCGGGTAATGGCCTTTGGCTTGAGCGATTAAATCTAAAGCGGCATGGGCCGCATCGGCATCAAGCTGGCCTTGCTCTAATGCGAATAGCCAGCCATCCAGTGAAGTCAGTAGTGAAAAATTCACCCCCATATGCGGCGCTTTTCTAAAGCCGGTTTCCCTCTCGTGCTCCCGCTCAATGGTGGCGCCAATATTGGTGGATGAAATAATCACCTCTACCTGCACCGCGCCCAGCGCCTTGGCCGTGCGCTGAATAATCAGCGAGGTGCGATGCGTGCCTGCCCCGGATTGATGGGCAAGCAGGCCTGCTTTTAAGGCCAGCGTCAGAATATCGGTCAGTGCGTAGATGGCTTTCATAGGCTCCGCGCAAGGGCAGGCAAACGTCAACAGAGCTTTCATCATAAAGTAATTACATTGGAATGCTTTATCCACGATCAAGCTGGCTTTAAAACAGGCTGTTTTATGCTTGCACCTGTGGTTTATTGGCCCGCTGCGCCGAGCGCTGATGCGTGTTTCTAAGCTTCTTCTGCTCTGAATTACCCGCCAGACATGCCATTTAACCTAGGGTTTTCTATCAATACGGAGGCTTGCTGTGTTTGATTTAGCTTAATAGTCAGTGAATTTAAGTACTTAACTGGTACATACGAGTATTGACACAACTCGTCTGTACGAGTTAAATGTGTCGCTGTGAATATTACACAAAGAGGCAGACAGATGAGCTACGACTACCGGCAGATTGCACAGCAGATCCTCGATTCCATAGGCGGGGCAGAAAATATCGAGCAGGCGGCGCACTGTATTACGCGGCTGCGCATTGCTTTAAAAGACGAAGGCAAAATTAAGCACGAGCAGCTCAAAGGCGTCGAGCTGGTGAAAGGCCAGTTCAGCAATGGTGGCGTGTTTCAGATTGTGATTGGCTCGGGCGATGTGGATCGGGTTTATGCCCAGCTGATCGATCTGGCAGGCAGAAGCGCCGCCACCGTGGCGGATGTAAAAGGCAAGGGCGACAATAAACTCAACCCCTTGCAGCGCCTCGTTAAGATTTTCTCAGATGTGTTTATGCCGATTCTGCCCGCGATTATTGTCGCTGGCCTCTTAATGGGGATAAACAATCTGCTCGGTGCTAAGGATATGTTTATCCCCGGCAAAAGCTTGCTGGATGCGTATCCCGGCCTAAGCGGGCTGTGGCAGTTGGTTAATATGATGGCCAATACCTCCTTTGTATTCTTACCTGCCCTAGTGGGCTGGTCGGCGGCTAAGCGTTTTGGCGGCAGCGAAGTCTTAGGCATCGTGCTGGGCTTGTTGCTGGTGCATCCCGATTTACTCAATGCATGGAATTACGGCAAGGCCGCAGCCGGGCTTGATGGCCAGGCGATTCCTTACTTCGATATTCTGGGCCTGTTTAAGATTGAGCGCGTGGGTTATCAGGGGCAGATATTGCCGATCTTGGCCGCCACTTGGGTGATGAGTCAGGTAGAAATCTGGTTGAAAGCGCGCGTGCCTAATGCGATTCAACTGCTTGTTGTGCCGATTACCACCATCGTAGTCAGTGGCGTGCTAGCGCTGGCGGTAATTGGGCCAGTAGCGCGTGGCCTTGGCGTGTTGATTACCCAAGGCTTGGTGCATATTTTTGAAGTAGCCCCAGTGCTGGGCGCGGCGATTTTTGGTGCGCTCTATGCGCCGCTGGTGATTACCGGCATGCACCATATGTTTATTGCGGTGGATTTACAGCTGATTACCAGCCACGGCGGCACTTTTATCTGGCCGATTATTGCGCTATCTAATATTGCTCAGGGTAGTGCGGCT includes these proteins:
- the treP gene encoding PTS system trehalose-specific EIIBC component, whose translation is MSYDYRQIAQQILDSIGGAENIEQAAHCITRLRIALKDEGKIKHEQLKGVELVKGQFSNGGVFQIVIGSGDVDRVYAQLIDLAGRSAATVADVKGKGDNKLNPLQRLVKIFSDVFMPILPAIIVAGLLMGINNLLGAKDMFIPGKSLLDAYPGLSGLWQLVNMMANTSFVFLPALVGWSAAKRFGGSEVLGIVLGLLLVHPDLLNAWNYGKAAAGLDGQAIPYFDILGLFKIERVGYQGQILPILAATWVMSQVEIWLKARVPNAIQLLVVPITTIVVSGVLALAVIGPVARGLGVLITQGLVHIFEVAPVLGAAIFGALYAPLVITGMHHMFIAVDLQLITSHGGTFIWPIIALSNIAQGSAALAMFCIAKSATEKSMASTSAISAFSGITEPAMFGVNLRFKYPFYAALIGSACASVLITLNHVLASAIGVGGLPAFISIVPVHIPVFLLGTLIAVIVPFCLTWVFAKRRAWKAEPVLAQQSV